From Lytechinus pictus isolate F3 Inbred chromosome 6, Lp3.0, whole genome shotgun sequence, the proteins below share one genomic window:
- the LOC129263655 gene encoding gastrula zinc finger protein XlCGF57.1-like — MNGVKPIKKEPIEEPHTEGMINEYHTIIIKEENLEENGWGDGLAVYQTESINAGSQKTTNKVSSGLVKTEVQSESEVESKPLQLIGEASLSCTDGTPTPNNGEDTDSIKIGESCHQCCICNVAFNFKDQLQEHVKTHGKDLKYACHVCNEGFAHGGLLREHMNSHPGEKPFKCSVCNKGYFKRSTLAVHVATHIGAQSFKCSVCDELFSESELLKDHMTTHNKKLRYTCSICGKGFHRTRNLDDHIRTHTGEKPFKCPVCPKSFSQRSGVRKHMTVHSGEKPHQCKVCKRCFARSEGLVVHMRTHTKEQPYQCTVCNKRFSHGSSLSEHMGTHIGDAPLHCSVCNKGFYYNSGLVSHMRIHTGKKPYACQDCDKVFPRLSSLRSHRRTHSGEKPYICTICKKGFGQSSGLATHMRVHTGEKPYKCTICDKKYAQSGLLTIHMRIHTGENPYKCTYCKKAFTAKKTLTKHLRTHTGEKPFKCDVCKKEFSRWDGLSNHKKIHTGEKKHKCTICSKRFTQNTGLITHMRTHTGDRPYKCSVCDNRFAQSGTLVVHMRTHTGEKPYECALCGKKFPQSGHLTLHMATHTLDDP, encoded by the coding sequence GTAGCCAGAAAACCACAAATAAGGTATCTTCAGGACTGGTGAAGACGGAGGTTCAGTCGGAATCCGAGGTTGAGTCCAAACCTCTTCAACTTATTGGTGAAGCGTCTCTGAGCTGCACTGATGGCACACCAACCCCTAACAATGGTGAGGACACAGACAGTATTAAGATAGGAGAGTCTTGCCACCAGTGTTGCATATGCAACGTTGCTTTCAACTTCAAAGACCAACTGCAGGAGCATGTGAAAACACACGGGAAAGACTTAAAGTATGCGTGCCATGTTTGTAACGAGGGATTCGCCCATGGCGGTCTGCTGCGGGAGCACATGAATAGCCACCCAGGAGAAAAGCCATTCAAGTGCTCCGTATGCAACAAGGGATACTTCAAGAGGAGCACGCTGGCTGTTCACGTTGCGACGCACATCGGAGCACAATCCTTCAAGTGCTCGGTGTGCGATGAGCTTTTTTCCGAGAGTGAGCTTCTGAAGGACCACATGACGACCCACAACAAGAAGCTACGCTACACATGCTCCATCTGCGGTAAGGGATTCCACCGTACCAGAAACCTTGATGACCACATAAGAACCCATACGGGGGAAAAGCCTTTTAAATGTCCAGTCTGTCCAAAGAGCTTCTCACAGCGGAGTGGGGTTAGGAAGCATATGACAGTCCACAGCGGGGAGAAACCGCATCAATGCAAAGTCTGCAAGAGGTGCTTTGCACGGTCAGAAGGCCTTGTGGTTCACATGAGGACCCATACCAAAGAACAACCTTACCAGTGCACAGTATGCAACAAACGATTCTCTCACGGCAGTAGTCTTTCAGAACACATGGGTACGCACATCGGCGATGCTCCGTTGCATTGCTCTGTTTGTAACAAGGGATTTTATTACAACAGTGGGTTGGTGTCCCACATGCGGATCCACACGGGAAAGAAACCCTATGCGTGCCAAGACTGCGACAAGGTCTTCCCTCGGTTGAGTAGCCTGAGGAGCCATAGAAGAACCCACAGCGGGGAGAAACCATACATTTGCACTATCTGCAAGAAGGGGTTTGGCCAGAGCAGCGGCCTCGCCACTCACATGCGTGTCCATACTGGCGAAAAGCCCTACAAATGCACTATCTGCGACAAGAAGTACGCCCAGAGCGGACTCCTGACGATACACATGCGTATCCATACTGGAGAGAATCCCTACAAATGCACCTACTGCAAGAAGGCGTTCACGGCGAAGAAGACGCTGACAAAGCACCTGCGAACACATACGGGAGAAAAACCCTTCAAATGTGATGTCTGCAAAAAGGAGTTTTCTCGCTGGGATGGCCTCTCGAACCATAAAAAGATCCACACAGGGGAGAAGAAGCACAAGTGTACCATCTGCAGCAAGCGCTTCACGCAGAACACAGGACTCATCACACACATGCGGACTCACACGGGTGATCGACCTTACAAGTGCTCTGTGTGTGATAACAGGTTTGCACAGAGCGGGACGTTGGTGGTTCACATGCGAACTCATACTGGGGAGAAGCCGTATGAGTGTGCTCTATGTGGCAAGAAATTTCCCCAGAGTGGTCATTTGACGTTGCACATGGCAACCCATACGCTAGATGATCCTTGA